A genomic region of Tamandua tetradactyla isolate mTamTet1 chromosome 2, mTamTet1.pri, whole genome shotgun sequence contains the following coding sequences:
- the IL11RA gene encoding interleukin-11 receptor subunit alpha, which translates to MSSSCSGLSQVLVAIATALVSASSLCPQAWGPPGVQYGQPGRSVTLCCPGVTGAPVSWLRDGEPRLLQGPDSGLRQELVLAQADSTDEGTYVCRTLDGAVGGTVTLKLGYPPARPVVSCQAADYENFSCTWSPGQVSGLPTRYLTSYRKKMVPGADGQRMSPSTGPWPCLQDPPGAARCIVHGAEFWSQYRINVTEVNPLGASTRLLDVSLQSILRPDPPQGLRVEPIPGYPRRLRASWMYPASWPRQPHFLLKFRLQYRPVQHSVWSTVEPAGLEEVITDAVAGLPHVVRVSARDFLDAGSWSTWSPEAWGTPSTGATSSEAGLYFWTPSPRRSTVNPGPGLSRRALGTRSHSTKTILLSSSLPSEPLRKEITSRGQPLLQPEAESQVDSSSSPRPSLQPDPRPLDHRDPVEQMAVLASLGIFSFLGLAAGALALGLWLRLRPGQKNGPHKSGFLAPMILVDKVPGAPNL; encoded by the exons ATGAGCAGCAGCTGCTCAGGGCTAAGCCAGGTCCTGGTGGCCATAGCTACAGCCCTGGTGTCTGCCTCTTCTCTGTGCCCCCAAGCCTGGGGCCCCCCAG GGGTCCAGTATGGGCAGCCTGGCAGGTCTGTGACGCTGTGTTGTCCTGGAGTGACTGG GGCTCCAGTGTCCTGGCTTCGAGATGGGGAGCCAAGGCTGCTGCAGGGACCTGACTCTGGGCTAAGGCAAGAACTGGTCCTGGCCCAGGCCGACAGCACTGATGAGGGCACCTATGTCTGCCGGACCCTGGATGGTGCTGTTGGAGGCACAGTGACCCTGAAGCTTGGCT ACCCTCCAGCCCGCCCTGTTGTCTCCTGCCAAGCAGCTGACTATGAGAATTTTTCCTGCACGTGGAGTCCGGGCCAGGTCAGCGGTTTACCCACCCGCTACCTCACTTCCTACAG GAAGAAGATGGTGCCAGGAGCTGATGGCCAGAG GATGAGTCCTTCCACAGGGCCCTGGCCGTGCCTGCAGGACCCCCCAGGGGCTGCCCGCTGCATTGTCCATGGGGCAGAATTCTGGAGCCAGTACCGGATCAATGTGACTGAAGTGAACCCCCTGGGGGCCAGCACACGTCTGCTGGATGTGAGCTTGCAGAGCATCT TGCGCCCTGACCCACCCCAGGGGCTGCGGGTGGAGCCGATACCTGGTTACCCCCGCCGCCTGCGTGCCAGCTGGATGTACCCTGCCTCCTGGCCCCGCCAGCCCCACTTTCTGCTCAAGTTCCGGCTGCAGTACCGCCCAGTGCAGCATTCAGTTTGGTCCACG GTGGAGCCGGCTGGGTTGGAAGAGGTGATCACGGACGCTGTGGCTGGGCTACCCCATGTCGTTCGAGTCAGTGCCCGGGACTTTCTGGACGCTGGCAGCTGGAGCACCTGGAGCCCGGAGGCCTGGGGGACTCCAAGCACTG GTGCTACATCCTCAGAAGCTGGCCTGTACTTTTGGACTCCATCCCCAAGGCGTTCTACGGTCAATCCAGGCCCTGGCCTCTCCAGGCGGGCCCTGGGCACCCGTTCCCACAGCACAAAGACAATTCTCCTCAGCTCTAGCCTTCCTTCAGAGCCCCTAAGGAAGGAGATAACATCCCGGGGCCAGCCACTCTTGCAGCCAGAGGCAGAGTCACAGGTGGACAGCTCTTCTTCTCCAAGGCCTTCCCTCCAGCCGGACCCTCGGCCACTTG ACCACAGGGACCCTGTGGAGCAGATGGCTGTACTGGCCTCATTGGGTATCTTTTCTTTCCTGGGACTGGCGGCTGGAGCCCTGGCACTAGGGCTCTG GCTGAGACTGAGACCTGGCCAGAAGAATGGACCCCACAAGTCTGGGTTCTTGGCCCCGATGATTCTTGTGGACAAGGTTCCAG GAGCCCCAAACCTGTAG
- the CCL27 gene encoding C-C motif chemokine 27 yields the protein MKGPRSTGNLLLLLLLLSSDPGTALPLPLSTPCCTQLYRKPLTHKLLKKVTRVELQEVDGDCHLQAFVLYLHERSVCIHPENHSLGQWFQHHGRKFQGTLPNLNFGPLRKMGWVPQKPK from the exons ATGAAGGGGCCCCGATCTACCGGCAATCTCCTACTGCTGTTGTTGCTGCTGAGTTCAGACCCTGGGACAG CATTGCCTCTGCCACTCAGCACCCCCTGCTGTACTCAGCTCTACCGAAAGCCACTGACACACAAGCTACTGAAGAAGGTCACCCGGGTGGAGCTACAGGAGGTTGATGGAGACTGCCACCTCCAGGCCTTCGT GCTTTACCTACATGAACGCAGTGTCTGCATCCACCCTGAGAACCATAGCCTGGGTCAGTGGTTTCAGCATCATGGAAGGAAATTCCAGGGGACTTTACCCAACCTGAACTTTGGGCCGCTCAGGAAAATGGGCTGGGTACCCCAAAAGCCAAAATAA